From the Hydrogenispora ethanolica genome, the window AACGCCGGAGTACAGTTGGATCCGGCCACCGGCGGGCCGCTGGTCGACTCCAATTACCAGACCAATCTCCCCGGGATCTTCGCCTGCGGCAACGTGGTTCATGTGCACGACCTGGTCGACGACGTCACCGAGGAGAGCCGGATGGCGGGCGGCGCGGCTGCCCTGTATATCCGGGGCCAATTGGCCAAGGTCACGATGATCCGGGTGAGCGGCGGCCGGAATGTCCGCTCGGTGGTGCCGCAACAGATCGCGCCGGACCGGCCGACCACTCTGTACGTGCGCGCCCGTTTTCCCGAGCGGAACCGGATCTTGCGCGTCGCGGACAACGACCGGACCAAACTCCCGGTGGTGGCCCCCGGCGAAACGATCCGTTATACTCTGACCCCCAAGGAACTCCAGGAATACCGGGAGGATCTCTCAATCAGCATTGAAGGAGGGGCGAGTCATGCCTGAGATGACCTGCATTGTTTGCCCGGTGGGCTGCCGGATGACGGTCAAGGTGACCGGCACTGCGGTAGAGGTGACCGGCAACGGTTGCCGCCGGGGCCTTGAATATGCCCGGCAGGAAGCCATCGCGCCGCAGCGGGTTCTGACCGCCGTGGTCGCGGTGGCCGGGGCGGAACAACCCTTGCCGGTGAAGACGGCGCGGCCGATTCCCAAGGAGAAACTGTTCGCGGCCATGGCGGAGGTCAAAACATTGCGGCCGCAGCCGCCGATCCGCATCGGCCAGGTGTTGAAGGAGGACTTGGCGGGAACCGGGGTAGCCCTGGTGGCGGCCAAGAATTTTTAACTTTTTGCCGGCGCCAGCGACGGGAAAAGAGCGGCTTTTGAGATTGCGCCGCGGACATCGGGTTCGCGGCGGAAGCGTTTCCTAACGTTAAATTTAGCTCCGATCGCGAGAATGGGTTTAACAAAAGAAATTGGTTATGATAAAATTATTTAGTTAAACTGTAGTTAGACAAGTTCGAATCAATGATTTCAATCCCATTTTTCGGCTGTTCCTGCCGGACTGGAAATGCCTGAAGGAAAATGGGTCGAACTGATGAATCGCGAAAGCTGTTAAACGGAACCGATGAGACCGATCTTTCGTTTCACTTCGATAGTTTGGGCCGTCGAGAGGAGCTAATCCAATTTGAAATTTCACCGCATCATCCGTTATTTATTGCCCTTTAAAAGTCGTCTGGCAGTCGTGGTGCTGGTCTCGATCATCGTATCCGGCCTGACTTTGGCCGACGCCTGGTTGATGGGGCGCTTGACCGACGCCATCTTCTACCGCACCCGGGGGCTTCCGCTCAGCATCACTTGGCAAAAGAAGAACGCCGGCGACTACAAGGAATTCACCGTCATTTTGACCAAACAAGCGCCCTGGAGCGCGGCGGAACGCCGCAAGCTCTTGGAGCGGGAGGAGAAATACGGGGTTCAGGTCGTCTCCAGCAAGCTGGAGGGCGCCTCCGTCACCGAACGGATCCGGGTCCCCAAGAACATCGCCGGCGACCCCGTCCAGATGGTGGACGAGCTGCAAGCGCATCTGCGGCCGGATTTCGGGCCGCTGCGCGCCTATATCGTGGTCGAAACGAACGCGGCGGCCGCCAAAAGCCAAGGCCTGACCCTTCTGCCGCAGTTTTATACGATCTATATCATCCCGGTCGTCATTATCCTGGTCTATGTGTTATCGGGGATCTTCAAGTATGCCCAGGGCTACTTGCTGGGCTCGGTCAGCCAGCGGATCCTGATGCGGTTGCGCAATGAGATCTACGAGAACCTGCAGAATCTGTCCATCAGTTATTTCGAACGCCATCAAACGGGACAGACCGGCCAGCTGATCTCCAGGATCATCAATGACATCGACGCCATCTACTTCCTGTTCGCCTCGGGCATTATCCAAATGCTGCTCGAGCCGCTGGTGGTGATCATGGGCTTTATCTGGGGACTGATTCTGAATTGGAAACTGATCCTGCTGTTCTTCCTGGTGGTTCCGCTCTTGGCGCTGCCTGTCAATTACCTCAGCCGCTTGTTGCGGAAGGTGAATATCAATATCATGAACAAGGTCGCCGACATCACCGGGGTTCTGGAGGAGACCCTGAGCGGCATCCGGGTCATCAAGGCCTTTGGCATGGAAGAATACGAGGTCCAGCGGTTCAAAAGGGAAACCCGTTCCAGCTATGATGCGGCGATGCGCGGCATCCGGGTCAGCAATGCGCTGTCGCCGATCATTGACTTTATGATCTCCATCGGGCTGGCGATCTTCCTGACCTACGCCGGCACGCAGGTTCTGGGCGAAAAACTGACTCCCGGCGAATTTTTCACCTTTTCCTTTCTAATCAGCCTGATGGCCAGTCCGATCCGCAAGATCAGCAGCGTGTATTCGAATATCCCGCGCGCCCTGGCCGCGGCGGAACGGATCTTTGAGATCATCGATCAACAGTCGGAAGTGGTCGAGGCGGAGCACCCCATCGACCTGCCGGATATCCGGGGGGCCGTCCGTTTCGAGAATGTCAGCTTCGGCTACGATCCCGAATCCCTGGTGCTACGGGATATCGATCTGGAGGTCCGGCCCGGCGAGGTCATCGCCTTCGTGGGCCCCAGCGGCGCCGGGAAAACCACCATGGTCAATCTGATCGCCCGGTTTTACGATCCGGTGGCCGGTAAGGTTTTGATCGACGGCCAGGACCTCAAGGAGTTAAAATTGGACAGCTTCCGCCGGCAAATGGGGATCGTGCCGCAGGAGACCATTCTTTTCCGGGGCACGATCGCCGAGAATATCGGCTACGGAAGGATCGGCGCCTCGCCCGAGGAGATCGAGGCGGCGGCCCGGGCGGCCAATGTCGCCGAATTCGTCCAGCAGTTGCCGGAGGGGTACCAGACCCGGGTCGGCTCGCGGGGAGCGACCCTCTCCGGCGGGCAACGGCAACGGGTGGCCATCGCCCGGGCCCTCTTGCGCGATCCGCGGATCCTGATTCTGGACGAAGCCACCTCCGCCTTGGACACCCAATCCGAGGTGCTGGTGCAGGAGGCCTTGCAGCGTTTGATGAAGGACCGGACCTGCTTCGTGATTGCGCACCGCTTATCGACGATCCGCAGCGCGGACCGGATCGTGGTGTTGGAGAAGGGCAAAATCGTCGAGATAGGGACCCACGACGAATTGCTGGCGCGGGGCGGTCTCTACGCCAAGCTGTATTATACGCAGTTCCGGTCGCAAAAGACCGGTGGGGAGCGAGAAGAGGAGGAAGAGGGGCTGCCCGGAGCGTGGGGAGAGCCGTCGCTCGACCAGTAAATGCCAGAGAAGTTTCAAATAATGCTAAAGGAAGCACCCCGATTATGTCGAAGATCCCTATGTCAGGGGGTCTTTTTTTTGCTGAAAACCATCCGCAAGGTCACTCTGCTGTTATTGATCGTGAGTTTCAGCGCGGCGGCGCTGCCTTCGCGCGTTTGGGGGGCGGAAACCAGCCGTCAGCGCGAGTTGAAACAACTCATTCAGAAGACCCAGACCGAGATCGTCAACAAGAAAAAGAAAGAACGCTCCGTGATGAGCAATCTTTTCACCCACCAACAGAATCTGGAGCAGGTGAAGCAGAATTACCGCCAGGTTCAGACGCAGCTTTCCCAGGTTCAGAATCAATATGAACTGTCCAAACGGCAACTGGCCGGATTGCAGCAGAATGTGAAGCAGCTGGAACAGGACCGCGACGAGCGGCAAGCCCAGTTGAACCGGAGACTGGTGGCGATGTACAAATACGGCCCCCAAAACTACCTGCGAATTCTCCTGGAGGCGCGGGACTTCGCCGACCTGCTGTCCAGGTTTTCGATGTTTGCCTATATCGTCCGGAATGACCTGTCCGCCCTCGACCGGCTGGAATCCGCCAAAGCGGCGGTTCAGAAAGAACAGCGGCGGGTCGAGACCAAAACGGTGCAGGTGGCGAAGGAGTTTCAACAGGTCACCACGCTAAAAGAGCAAGTATCCCAGAAACAGCAGGAGATCGCCGCCAAGGTTGACTCCACCAAGGAAGAGCTGCAGAAGATCCAGGCGGACCGGGCGCGGCTGGAAAAGGCGCTGGCGGAGTATGAAGCGACCTCGCGGCAGATCGAGGAACAGATCCGCCGCCAGCAGCAGCGGAGCACCGGCGGAACGCTGGGCAGCGGCAAATTCATCTGGCCGGCGCGGGGCCGAATCTCCGACATCTTCGGCTGGCGTTACCATCCCATCTTAAAAACCAAGCGTTTTCATAATGGCGAAGATATTGCGGTGCCCACCGGCACGCCGGTCCATGCGGCGGACGGCGGAGTGGTGCTGGTCAGCGGCTGGCAGGGCGGTTACGGCTATTTTGTCGCCATCGATCACGGCAACGGCATCTCCACTTGTTACGGGCATAATTCGCGGCTCCTGGTCCGCGTCGGCCAGCGGGTCCAGCAGGGGGATGTGATCGCCTACTCCGGGAGCACCGGCCTGTCGACCGGCCCGCATATTCATTTTGAAGTCCGCGTCAAAGGCGTACCGGTCGATCCCCGGAAGTACCTGCCCTGAGCCGTGGAAGCGTCCCATGGCTGCGATATTTCGGGTGGATACAGCCCGAAGAAAAGCGGGTCTGGAGAAACGGTTCCGGCCTGAAAAGAATCGACCCTGTCATCGGCTCCGGCGGCTTTCCGGAGCCGCTTTTGCGCTGCGGGCTGCCGGACGCCGTGCCGGTCCGACCCGGGGCTGCGGTCTCATGTCAGGTATGGTCTTTCGTCCAACTAGGATATTCATCATCCTTGTTAGGATGAAAGCCATCCTTGTAAGGTATGCCGCGATCCTTTCAAAGGATCCTTTGATCCTTGTAAGGTATGCCATGATCCTTGTTAGGGATGGTCTTCATCCTTGTAAGGGATCCCATGATCCTTTCATAGGATCTTCTGATCCTTTCTTCCCGAAAGATCATCCTAGCATCCCGGAGCCTTCGGGAACCATCCCGGAGGCTCCGGGATCAAGGACCGAACCTTCGGGATGGTTCCACAAACCTTCGGGAAAGAGGACGAAGGCTTCGGGAAGCATCGACAAGCCTTGAGGAAGCTTCCCCAAACCTCCGGGAAGCTGCCCCGAGGCTTCGGGAAACCCGGACCGCCTTCGAGTCCGGAAAAAGTGCTCCCGATGATTCAATTTCTTAAGGGCCCGGCTTTTTGAAGATCGGGTTTCACCGGAGGGATGCCGCAGCGGAACGGGATAAAAAGACGAATCGGCCCATTGCTGGACCGATTCGCTGGGAAATTATTTGAAGAGGCCGGCAGCTTCATCCGAACAGGTACTCGCTTGGCGAGGCAAGTGAGCAGTCACCCTGGGGGTGAAGCTGTGATCCGCGTGCGGCGGGTCATACCGCTCGTCGCTGCCGGTCTCTCGTTCATTAGTATGGCCGGGGCGGGGACGATTATTCAGCCGGATCCTGCCAATTTTCTCCAAGCACCTGGCGGAGAAAAGCCCGGACCGGCCAGGTCAGGTATTTGTCGCGGCGGTAGATCAGATCGGTCTGACGGACCATGGGCCGCCAGCCGGCGATGGTAATCCGGCGCAGTTTTTGCAATTGCAGCTCTTCCCGCACCGCCACCTCGGGCAGGAAGGCCAGGCCCAAGCCGCTCTGGACCAGGCGGATGATGGCCTCCATGCTTTCTAGTTCCAGGGCGACCTGGGGTTTGAAGCCGTAGGACTGAAACTGGGTCTCCAGAAAACGGCGGAATCCGGAACCGGAACGGAAGAGGACCAGCGGCTCGGACTGGAGCGCCTCGGCGCTCAGGGATTCCGGGTACCCGGTGGGGCCGACCAGCCAGATCGGATCCTCGAAGATGGGAATGACCGTGAGAAACTGGAGCAGCGGCGCTTTGGGCCGGGTTGTGACCAGCCCCAGGTCGATGGAGTTCTCATAGACCAATTTGGTCACCAGCTCCGAGTCTCCGTTGCGGATCCGCAGCTCGATCCGGGGATAACTTTGGTGGAATTGTTGCAGAATAAGCGGTAACCGGAAGATGGTGTTGGTGGTCCCCGCGCCGATGGCCAGCCGGCCGCGGCTGGTGGAAAACTGGCGCATGGTCTCCCGGGCCGTCTCGGTCAGATTCAGGATCTGTTGGGCAAAGCCGTAAAAGACCTCGCCGGCCGGAGTCAGCGCCACGGTGCGCCCCAGCCGCTCGATGAGCAGCTCGCCCAGTTCCTCCTCGAGCCGCTTGATCTGCACCGTCAGCGCCGGCTGAGTCAGGTGGAGTTCCGCGGCGGCCTTGGAGAAGCTTTTGTATTCGGCGATCATCCGGAAGGATCGTAATTGCTGAAGTTCCATCCCGCTCTCCCCGTCCCATCGATAAATGGTATTTATGAAAAATATAAAATCTATTAAATTGTATTATACCATTCTTTGTGATAGGATCAAGGGGTGCGAGGCCGGCGGGCCGCCCGGGAACGGGGATCCGCCCCAATCGCTGAAAAGCCATCGAGTGGTGCGGGAGGTGCATCCATGTCTACGGTAGTGGTAGTTGGTTTGCAATGGGGCGACGAAGGAAAGGGGAAGATCACCGATTTCCTGGCCAGCCAGGCCGATCTGGTCGCCCGTTATCAAGGCGGCAACAATGCCGGCCACACGGTCGTGGTTGGCGACGAGGAATTCAAACTGCATCTGGTTCCCTCGGGGATTCTCTATCCCGGGACCCAGTGCGTGCTCGGCAACGGCGTGGTGATCAACCCCGGCGTGTTATTGAAGGAATTAGCCGGTCTGAAGGACCGGGGCATCGATATATCCGGTTTGAAAATCAGCGACCGGGCCCACGTGATCATGCCGTACCATCCGGCCCTGGACCAATTGGACGAGGCCAGCCGGACCAAGGGCAAGATCGGGACGACGGGCCGGGGCATCGGCCCGGCCTATGTCGACAAGTATGCCCGGTACGACGCGATCCGTATGGTCGATCTGTTGGACGAGGCGGAATTTACCGAACGCCTGACCGATGTTTTGGAAGTCAAAAATAAAACCCTGGACCGGCTCTTCGGCCATCCCGGCTTTGAGACAAAGGCCATTCTCGATGAGTATCTCGGCTACGCGGAAGCGCTGCGGCCGATGGTCACCGACACCTCGGTGCTGATCAACCAGATGATCCGGAAGAACCGGAAAGTGCTGTTCGAAGGGGCGCAAGGCACCTTGCTGGACATTGATCACGGCACGTTCCCGTTCGTCAGTTCCTCATCGCCTTCGTCCGGCGGCGTCTGCGCCGGCACCGGCGTCGGTCCGACCCGCATCGGCAAAGTGGTCGGAGTGGTCAAGGCTTATTCGACCCGGGTGGGAGAGGGGCCTTTCCCCACCGAGCTGCCG encodes:
- a CDS encoding DUF1667 domain-containing protein; translated protein: MPEMTCIVCPVGCRMTVKVTGTAVEVTGNGCRRGLEYARQEAIAPQRVLTAVVAVAGAEQPLPVKTARPIPKEKLFAAMAEVKTLRPQPPIRIGQVLKEDLAGTGVALVAAKNF
- a CDS encoding ABC transporter ATP-binding protein, whose product is MKFHRIIRYLLPFKSRLAVVVLVSIIVSGLTLADAWLMGRLTDAIFYRTRGLPLSITWQKKNAGDYKEFTVILTKQAPWSAAERRKLLEREEKYGVQVVSSKLEGASVTERIRVPKNIAGDPVQMVDELQAHLRPDFGPLRAYIVVETNAAAAKSQGLTLLPQFYTIYIIPVVIILVYVLSGIFKYAQGYLLGSVSQRILMRLRNEIYENLQNLSISYFERHQTGQTGQLISRIINDIDAIYFLFASGIIQMLLEPLVVIMGFIWGLILNWKLILLFFLVVPLLALPVNYLSRLLRKVNINIMNKVADITGVLEETLSGIRVIKAFGMEEYEVQRFKRETRSSYDAAMRGIRVSNALSPIIDFMISIGLAIFLTYAGTQVLGEKLTPGEFFTFSFLISLMASPIRKISSVYSNIPRALAAAERIFEIIDQQSEVVEAEHPIDLPDIRGAVRFENVSFGYDPESLVLRDIDLEVRPGEVIAFVGPSGAGKTTMVNLIARFYDPVAGKVLIDGQDLKELKLDSFRRQMGIVPQETILFRGTIAENIGYGRIGASPEEIEAAARAANVAEFVQQLPEGYQTRVGSRGATLSGGQRQRVAIARALLRDPRILILDEATSALDTQSEVLVQEALQRLMKDRTCFVIAHRLSTIRSADRIVVLEKGKIVEIGTHDELLARGGLYAKLYYTQFRSQKTGGEREEEEEGLPGAWGEPSLDQ
- a CDS encoding murein hydrolase activator EnvC family protein, with the translated sequence MLKTIRKVTLLLLIVSFSAAALPSRVWGAETSRQRELKQLIQKTQTEIVNKKKKERSVMSNLFTHQQNLEQVKQNYRQVQTQLSQVQNQYELSKRQLAGLQQNVKQLEQDRDERQAQLNRRLVAMYKYGPQNYLRILLEARDFADLLSRFSMFAYIVRNDLSALDRLESAKAAVQKEQRRVETKTVQVAKEFQQVTTLKEQVSQKQQEIAAKVDSTKEELQKIQADRARLEKALAEYEATSRQIEEQIRRQQQRSTGGTLGSGKFIWPARGRISDIFGWRYHPILKTKRFHNGEDIAVPTGTPVHAADGGVVLVSGWQGGYGYFVAIDHGNGISTCYGHNSRLLVRVGQRVQQGDVIAYSGSTGLSTGPHIHFEVRVKGVPVDPRKYLP
- a CDS encoding LysR family transcriptional regulator produces the protein MELQQLRSFRMIAEYKSFSKAAAELHLTQPALTVQIKRLEEELGELLIERLGRTVALTPAGEVFYGFAQQILNLTETARETMRQFSTSRGRLAIGAGTTNTIFRLPLILQQFHQSYPRIELRIRNGDSELVTKLVYENSIDLGLVTTRPKAPLLQFLTVIPIFEDPIWLVGPTGYPESLSAEALQSEPLVLFRSGSGFRRFLETQFQSYGFKPQVALELESMEAIIRLVQSGLGLAFLPEVAVREELQLQKLRRITIAGWRPMVRQTDLIYRRDKYLTWPVRAFLRQVLGENWQDPAE
- a CDS encoding adenylosuccinate synthase, with translation MSTVVVVGLQWGDEGKGKITDFLASQADLVARYQGGNNAGHTVVVGDEEFKLHLVPSGILYPGTQCVLGNGVVINPGVLLKELAGLKDRGIDISGLKISDRAHVIMPYHPALDQLDEASRTKGKIGTTGRGIGPAYVDKYARYDAIRMVDLLDEAEFTERLTDVLEVKNKTLDRLFGHPGFETKAILDEYLGYAEALRPMVTDTSVLINQMIRKNRKVLFEGAQGTLLDIDHGTFPFVSSSSPSSGGVCAGTGVGPTRIGKVVGVVKAYSTRVGEGPFPTELPEDLVSLLRDGRGREYGVTTGRPRRCGWFDGVIAEYSVRINGVNALVVMKLDVLDQLETIKICTGYRYRNSVIKEFPASLKVLAECTPVYQELPGWLCDTTQAKELNDLPPKARDYLSHISDLAQAPIAMVSVGWRRDETIMIEPVW